A region of the Gopherus flavomarginatus isolate rGopFla2 chromosome 3, rGopFla2.mat.asm, whole genome shotgun sequence genome:
ccacttctgaaaggttgcagacccctgctctaatttttctttaatttaaataatactATTGTAAGGTATCTGCAACCTTCCCAACATACAAGTACAGCTTCTAAAGTATCTGCTTGGATTATGAACATAATACGGCCCAACTGTTAAGTTCACTCCAATTCAAGAACAATGGATCAATTATACCCACAGGTGCTCAATCAGTCTGTCCTTCAACAGACTTGTCCGTCACATGCATTAAACTATGAGCACAGCCCTGGGACAGAGTTATAAAGGAAATATACTCTTAAAAAATGTTTGGCTAGTAAGTTCAAGTAATTATTTATCCTTCATGAAAGCTGCATTTCCTTCTCTAATACTGCTGAATACAAGAAGCCATATTTATGTCCACAAGCCAACAGAAATTTGAGAAAGCTACTCCTAGATTCAGAGGTTTCTATCATTTTAGCCTTGTAATTTTAACCCTCTGTTCTTTTCCCTTACAATTCCAAAAGCATATAGTGTACAATTCTAAGGGTTTCAAAATTTAAACTGCAAGTTTAAGAACCAAACTTGCTCTTTTGTCAAAttcttcaatgggaattgtgtgcaCGTCCAACTGTCAAATTTAGCCCCAGCTATTTTTCTCTGCACTACAAATGTATACTCAAATATTCAGAACCACCACCttcagtttttaatatttttcctaTGACAGTGTTATGACGGTGAGGGAAGAGACGGTAATATGAACTGTCAACTTCTGTTAAAAGCTGCTAGTTGCATTCAAAGTTAATTTGATGGCACACCTGGCTCTGTTGTCTCTGTTTTCGGTGTTACTTTTTCCTCTCTTGAAATGCTCATTTCTGTCATTTGCTGTGTTACCGGCAAGGCAGCAACAGGCACATTTCTGTTACATTCAATGAGAAAAGCAATTCAAGTTAGTTTTGAGTTTACACTAAATGCATGTGTTGTCCAAACTCTACTTAAATATTCTCAGCAGATTAAGCTATTTGGTTTGCTATTACAGAGGTAGCTTCTACCATATTTAAAGAAAGTAATGAAAGATGCTTCTTTTAATAATTACTTCACTCACTCTacaacagtgtttctcaacagcTGGTCCATGAACTAGCaccggtccctgagatctccctgacacagtttaggaaggcagcaagccggtccctggtatcaaaaaggttgagaaatactGATCTAGAAGACTGAAGGAACTACATAGCGAACTGCTGTTCAGCTAAGAGTCAAGAAAGCGTTCTTGTAAAATCTCATAGTCCAATGCCAAACACTGTGTACCACTTATATCAGAATTCTCAAATGCTACCACTACATCTTCAGTCAACTTCACAAAGCATTGGTCAATTATAGTTCTCCACCAGGCAGTCTGTCAGCTATTTATTCCTCCAAAAAAACTAACTACAATAAGGTGATATTGGTACATCTAGGCCATGATTATTTTAAGTATAAACCCTCTAATTGTTTTACGGATTTAACTCAGTTTAGCCTCAAAACAGTAATCTACAACTTACCTTAATTTGTCAGATGTGCTGCCCACAGCACCTTCACAGTTTAAGCTAGCTTCTACTCTCTGAACTGATGCAGAGTCTGAGGTAGGACTGTTCGAACCACTGACTGTTCCTATGCAACATAAATTTGAATGTTCAGTAAATGTGTAGAATATAAATCATCATCAACTACTCAAGCACGCTTATGTATAATATTAGTTTAGCTGTCCTCATCTATTTACTTGAAATTTGATTAGATTGCTTTGTGTCTTTAAAACTACATGCCAATGAAATACAACTAAAGTGATCATCTAAATATAGGAATCAAATGCTCATCAGAGACTTAGGGTCGGGCAGCAAGTACAGTGTGTTGTCCAGAATGTACAAATGAAAATAGTTTTATTCGTTGCtaacccccaccccaaatccttgCTTGTTTTCAGTATAGCCATTGCAgatgttcctgtctccaacattTGTCCTACAATTCCTGCCATCTTCTCAGACATGATCTCTCCCAATAAAAAAAGTTTACCCATTGGACTGATTCTGCCACTATTCTGCTGTCGCTGAAGATGTTCTTTGTAGCAGACTGAACACATTCCATTTGTCCTAGGATTCCCATAAAATCCACATCCGGTACTACACAGCATGGGCCCTGGGGTCTGGTTTGTCTCCTGAGCCATCTCTGTGCTGTAAATAAAACCAGAAAACTGCATTAAAAGTTGGCATGTCACCAAAATCGATCACAGTTTGTATGAGACAGTCATTAGTATCTTTACTTTTTCTACAAATAAATGATGTCAACATTCTTAACAAAGGCTACATTTGCGTTATGTAAAGTTGCAGTAATGGAAAACATTGATACTTTTATACCTTTATAAAACCTTagaaaaatatttcaatatttccTATGTGTCACCTGTCACTCACTCTGGCTAATTTCTATTCCTGAAGTCAGATCCACTGAATAAGCCACACCAAATCTGTGTACACTAATCAATTCTGGAAATTAATATAATCTATTTATCAACATACTAAACAGGAAATAAACTGCCTTTACTGCTTATATGACATGTGGGTCAATTTCAATATACTCTTCTAACTATAGAAGTAATTTCCAAAACAGAGTAAGTAGTCTTGTTGTGTACGAAAGCTGACACTGTATGTTAACTGGCAGCAACATGTGTGCAGAATCGTTCCTATACAGGATCAGTGGGCATTTCTGAAACACTATGAATTTatttttcagtgctttaaaaGTTGCATTTGCAACAAACTTGAACAGAAATCTTGCAAGAAATGCCTTTGGTTGCTAAAAGCCTACTCATTTCCGTAAGCTCAGCAAAATACTCTGGCTCAAGAATTTATAGCAAGGTACCCATGTCTGGCATTGGATAATAAAAACCCTCACTTCTGCATAACATGATCAgcaaaaattaacaaaataaatacCTCACCTTCACCAGTGATTTATCACTGCAATGCAAGTTTAGTAGAAAACTTGATATAGCAATGAATCCTTGGCTCCCAAGAGCTAACAGGAGCACAGTATAATCAAGCGATCTGCTACAAATCCAGGGCAAATTAAAATATTAGACTGGGCCACTagaaaaattgtgttttaaaataatacacCTTTGGGGGTACATTGAGctttaaaatattgaaaagaGCTAGATATTTTGACAAAACAGCCTCTCAATATTAGTGTCTTCCTCTCCAGTAACATCCAAAGTGAATTACAGATATTTGAAAAGACAAGTTTAAGGTTCACAGCAAACCAATAGATATATGTTGATACGTAAGTGCTTGCTATGGACCAAAGCACACTCTGTAAATTAAAGGTCTGCATCTCCTAAGGGTGATAAGCCTTTCTTTAGAAAGGCCCCAGCGTAGTTTCAGCAACTATAGTATCATATCACTGTGTGGCTCCAATGGAGATTTAGGGCCCACTGTAGCAAGTGCTGTAAATACACACAAACAATCCCTAGTCCAGAAAATATATAAACTAGACAAGGCATACCAAGGGGCAAAATGGAAAAATTACACGTGCCTTTTACAGATCTGGAATCAAAGCAAATAAATTaggtgacttgcacaaggtcactcaGTTTGTAACATCACTTGATAGATCTCTATCTAGTTCAATACCCTGAATACAAGACCTGCCTTTTTGACACTTGCCCTAGGCTTTTCCTATCAAATTGTGGTTCtacaatcactttttatttatt
Encoded here:
- the ZFAND5 gene encoding AN1-type zinc finger protein 5 isoform X2 — translated: MAQETNQTPGPMLCSTGCGFYGNPRTNGMCSVCYKEHLQRQQNSGRISPMGTVSGSNSPTSDSASVQRVEASLNCEGAVGSTSDKLRNVPVAALPVTQQMTEMSISREEKVTPKTETTEPVVTQPSPSVSQPSTSQNEESAPELPKPKKNRCFMCRKKVGLTGFDCRCGNLFCGLHRYSDKHNCPYDYKAEAAAKIRKENPVVVAEKIQRI